GCTTATGATCAAATTGCTCCAATGGCAGGTATTAGAGGTGATGATAGAAATTTAGGTGGTGGATGGTCAGTTGCTGTTCCTACGCTAGAGGTTTATACTACTTGGGATGCTGGCGATTATAGAAGAGCAGTAAGTATGGATGATGAAGCTTCTATAAATGGTACAATTGTACCTTATACTCAATTTGACATCAGTGGACATCAGTTTGCAAAAAACAATCCATATGTTGGAAAATACGCACGTTATCCTGGTGCTTTTGCTCGTGCAAATGCTAGAGCAACAAGTCATAATTATTCTATGATTCGATATGCAGAAGTGCTATTGATTGCGGCAGAAGCTGCAGTAGAATTAGGAGATAATGCCTCTGCACTTACCTATATCAACAAGGTAAGAGAAAGAGCAAGAATGGGTGGTGCCACTAAAACTGGTGCAGATACTGAATACACTTTTGCTCCTAGTGCTACACCAGCAGACCTTACAGGAACTGTTACTGTTGCCGATGTGTTAGAAGAACGTAGATTAGAGTTTGCTTTTGAAGGCATAAGATGGTATGATATTGCTAGAAGAAAAATGGGAGGGGCACCGTACAATGTATTTGATGCTTCTGGTTTAGAAGGAGCCAAACCAGATTTTTCTGCAGATGATTATTTATTACCCTTACCTGAAGATGAGTTAGAGAGAAATCCTAACTTAACTCAGAATCCAGGTTATTAAGCTTATAAAATATATTATTTGAGTTAGTTGAATTAAAGGCGTATTTACTTGAAAAAAGTAATACGCCTTTTTTTATTGCCTAAAATTTAATTACATTTATTTGAGATTTCTAATGAAGTCAACTCTTTAATCTAATTATTTATAAATCAATTAATATATGAACAAGCCCCTAAAGAAAGTTAACTTTTTAATCATTATAAAACTATTAATTTGTACAACCCTACTATTTACCTCCTGTAAAACTGCCACAAAAGAGAAAAATAATGAACAGATAACTACAGATTCATTATTAACCATACGATATCAAAAAATAGTAAACTACCCTGTTAAAGACGATGCATTTCCTAGAAGCATGGATGCAACTTCCAAAGAAGTTAGACTCGTGAAATCTAATGATTGGACTAGCGGATTTTATCCCGGAAACTTATGGCAACTTTTTAAATTAACAAATCAAAATACCTATAAAGAAAAAGCAAATGATTGGACTGCTTTTATGGAAGACCAAAAATTTAATGCAGGTACTCATGATATGGGGTTTAAAATGTATTGCAGCTTTGGCGAAGGATATGAAGTAACCAACAATGAGAATTATAAAGATATTCTAATTACAAGTGCTAAAACACTAGCAACACGCTTCAATAAAAACGTTGGTGCATTACGATCATGGGATTTCAACAAAGACATTTGGGAATTTCCCGTAATCATAGATAATATGATGAACTTAGAATTGCTATTTGAAGCCACCAAAATGTCTGGCGATAGCATTTACCACAAGATTGCCGTAAAACACGCTAATACTACCTTAAAAAATCAATTTAGAGCCGATAACAGTGTTAATCACGTGGTTGTTTATGATACCATTAATGGCAATGTAAAAATGAAAGTTACGCATCAAGGTTTCAACGATGAATCTTCTTGGGCAAGAGGTCAAAGTTGGGCAATTTATGGATTTACTATGGCCTACAGATACACTAAAGATCCAGCCTATTTGACTCAAGCAGAAGCTACAGCAACGTTTTTTATGGAACATCCTAATTTACCCGAAGATGGTATCCCATATTGGGATTTTAACCATCCTGATATACCAAATGTTCCTAGAGATGTTTCTGCAGCAACTATTTTTGCATCAGCCCTATTTGAAATGTATAATTTCACTAAGAATGAGGGCTATCTCAATTTTTCAAATAAAATTTTAGCTAATTTACAGACTCCTAATTATATTTTAGATAAAGATATCGAGGCTCCATTTATTCTAAATCACAGCACTGGAAACGGCCCAAAAAATGATGAAATGGATGTCCCTATAAATTACGCCGACTATTATTTCTTAGAAGCTCTTTTACGAAAAAAGGAACTTTAAATGGGACATTAGAATAAAATAAAGACCTCACAAGTATATAACTCGTGAGGTCTTTTATGTTCCATCTATGGTAAATAAAACTATTTTCTTATTTTTTTAATAAGTGCTAAAGCAGCTTTTACATCTTTTTCTAATTTAGCATAATCTTTATTTGCTATTATGTCCTTTGAAATCAACTGAGACCCCATACCAACACAAGTAACACCCGCATTAAACCATCCAGATAAGTTCTCTTCCGTTGGAGACACTCCACCTGTAGGCATAACGCTGGTCCAAGGTTGAGGACCTTTTACACCCTTAACAAATTGAGGACCGTAAATATCGCCAGGGAATAATTTAACAATCTCACAACCTAATTCTTCCGCTCGAGTAATTTCAGTTAACGTACCACAACCTGGTGACCATAATACTTTTCTTCTATTACATACAATCGCGATATCTTCTCTTAAAACGGGAGTAACTATAAAATTAGCTCCTAATTGCATATACAAAGAAGCGGCTCCAGCATCAGTCACTGACCCTACACCCATTATCATTCCCGGAAGTTCCTTAATAGCGTATTTAGTTAATTCACCAAAAACTTCATGGGCAAAATCACCACGTGATGTAAATTCCATAAGCCTTGCACCACCATCATAACATGCTTTTAATACTTTTTTACTTAACTCAATGTCGTTATGAAAAAATAAAGGAATCATTCCTGTTTCTTTCATTGCTTGAGCTACTTCTAATCTTGAAAATTGTGCCATCTTATTATTTTTAATTTTAGATCCAGTTTAATAATTTTTTGAAATCATATTCCTCTGGATTAGATAAATATTTTTTTGCTTTTTTATAATCCCTTTCATGAATAAAGAAAAGGTTATTTATAAATAGTTGTGCCATATCAGAATCAATATTGACCAACCTTGGAGGTATTTTACCATTTTCATCCTCAAAATCTTTTAAAAATAATGGGGTAATATCTCCTCTAGAGTTTGCACTTACAATACAACCAGTTATGCCCTGATCAAATAATTTTTTTACGCCAATTCCCAATAGAGTACACAGCGTTAAATCAAATGCAATAGGATTACAACATCTTAATTCATAACCCAGTTCAACAGGTCTCGACTTTACTTCCAATCCAATTTCTTTCAGTTTTACTTGTAATAAATAATTGAATATATGCGACTTACTCACATTACCCAATTCTGGATGTCCATGAGCGTCATAGGTAAAGTTAATTCCTGAATTTATAATTTCTTCTTCATCCATAAAATGAAAAACACCTTCGCTTACCAATGCAACACCATACTCAACACCCTTAATTTTAGATTTAACAATTGATGAGATAATCATATTGATTATCTTATCGAATGTAATAGTTGTTTTGTTAAACATTTCAGGAATAATCATCATTGGAAAGTGGCATGCAGAAGCAATACCAAAAGCCAAATGACCTGCAGAACGCCCCATTGCCGAAAGTACAAACCAATTTTGACTTGTTCTAGCATCTTCATAAACCGTATTACCAATCCGTACCCCTTCATCTTTCGCTGTATGAAATCCAAATGTTGGATTTCTATCAGGTAGTGGTAAATCGTTGTCTATGGTTTTAGGAACGTGAATATGAGCAACTGTTAAATTTTGTGTTTGAAGATATTTGGTTAATCTATTGGCGGTAGATGCAGTATCATCACCACCAATAGTAACCAATAATTTTACATTATTCTTTTCAAAAAAATCTGCTTTAAAATCGCTGTCTTTAGGCTTGAACCTACTCATTATTAAAGTAGAACCACCACGACTAAAAATACGATCAGCATGATGAAAATCAAAAACTTTTACTTCAGGATTCTCAGACAATATACCCTGATAACCATGATGCACACCTATAACCTTATAGCCGTCTTTTAAGAACGTTTTTGCTAATGTGCTTATCACCGTATTTATACCAGGAGCCGGACCACCACCACAAATAATTGCTATTGATTTTTTCATTTTATAATTTCTTAAAAACTATAAATATTTAAATTTTAACCTTAAAAATTAGCTTTTTTATTTCACCATTTCCTATCATAGGTGCGTGAACATCTTCAGGATAAAAAATTGCAAACTGATTATTTGTCAATTGAAAAGACATATCAGGTTCATCTTTAAAAAAACGCACATCCTTCTCTGGATTATATGCTCCATTTGGAATTACACATTTTTCTCTTGGTTTCCAAGCTATAGTTTCTAAACCGTTCACACAGATTTGGATGTCGATATTTGCATCATGACACTCAAATTTTTCTAAACTAGTTTCTTTGGTTTTTCCATTACCATTACTCACGATGAGTTTTAAACCTTCTGCTATTTCGAATTTTCCTTCTTCAAGATTTACTAAATCTTTTTGGCTGATATAATCAAATGCCTTTGCAAATAAGGGATGTAAACCACTATATTTATCAGCATTTTTAAGGGTATCTATGATCATAATAAATTATCGTGCTACTCTACCTGAAGAATCTCCACCCATTAATTTCTTAACCTCATCAATACTTGATAAATTAGCATCTCCTTTTATAGTATGTTTTAAACAAGAAGCAGCAACAGCAAAATTCAATGCTTTTTGATCATCTCCTTTATATTCTAATAAACCATAAATTAAACCGCCCATAAATGAATCTCCTCCACCTACTCTATCTACAATGTCAGTTATTTGATACTGTGGCGATTCAAACAATGTTGTTCCATCATATAAAACACCAGCCCAAGTATTATGTGAAGCAGAAATAGAACCTCTTAAGGTAGTAATTACCTTTTTGGCACGTGGGAATTTTTTTAACATTTGATCACAAACAGATAAAAATGCTTCACCTTTTACGTGTTCTCCTTGAGTAGTAATATCAAGACCTTCTGGTTTAATACCAAAGTGCTTTTCAGCATCTTCTTCATTACCTAAAATAATATCACAGTATGAAGTTAATTCTGTCATTATCGCCTCACGATCACCACCATATTTCCATAATTTTTGACGATAATTTAAATCTGTTGAAATGGTAAGTCCCATTTCACTTGCAATTTTTACAGCTTCTAAACATGCATCTGCAGCTCCTTGAGAAATTGCTGGTGTAATACCTGTCCAATGAAACCAATTTGCTCCTTCAAAAACTTTGTGCCAATCAATCATACCTGGCTCAATTTCTGCAATTGCAGAATGTTGACGGTCATAAACAACTTTACTTCCTCTATTTACAGCACCAGTTTCTAAAAAGTAAATACCTAAACGATCACCACCCCAAATAATATTCTCACAATTTACACCTCTTTTACGCATTTCCATCATGGCACATTCGCCAATATCGTTTTTAGGTAAACGAGTTACGAAATCTACAGGTACACCATAATTAGCTAAAGAAACGGCCACATTTGATTCACCACCTCCATAAATAACATCAAAAGAATTTGCTTGTGAAAATCTTAAAAATCCGTGCGGAGCCAATCTTAACATGATTTCTCCAAAGGTTACAACTTTTTTCATTTTGTTAAATTTAATTAGTATTATTTGAAATTGCTTAAACGTTTAACCAGAAACATAAAATAAAATCAAAACCTCAGCAGTGACTAAAAATTTTGATTATATAAACAAAAGGTATTACATTTGTTTAAACGTTTAAGCAAATATATAAAATTTTAATGAGAAAAAAGAAAACCACAATAAAAGATATTGCTAACGTCTTAAATATATCTGCGGCTGCAGTTTCGAAAGCTTTACATGATGATTCTCGGATTAGTGAAAAAACAAAAAAAGCGGTTAAACAAGTTGCAAAAAATCTAAATTACCAACCGAATCATTTAGCGAGTGCCTTGCGAAGTGGCAAAAGCAACTTAGTAGGTGTTATAGTTCCAAGAACAAATAGTAATTTTTTCTCCTCCGTTATTCAGAATATTGAGGAAGTTTTAAATGAAAAAGGATATAATATTATCATCACACAATCTAATGAATCTTACAAAAAAGAATGTAACAACATAGATACCCTTCTCTATACGCAAGTTGATGGAATTATTGCTTCAATGGCAAATGAAACTGTTGATTTAAGTTATTATGAAAAGGTAAAATCTAAAGGAATTCCTTTAATATTATTTGATCGTGGTGAGAATGATTTAAATGTTGATTACATTGGTATTAATGATTATGAAAGTAGCCATTCAATTGTTGAACATCTTGTAAATAATGGATGTAAAAGAATAGCTCATATTGGCGGCCATAAACGTACAAGAATCTTTAATAATAGAATTAGAGGTTATAATGATGCTCTAAAAAAATATAATTTACCGTTAGATAATGAACTACTTACCGAAAGTGGTTTAACTATTAAAGATGGAAGAGAAATGATGCAGCAATTGCTGAATTTAAAAGAAAGGCCAGATGCTGTTTATGTTGCCGGAGACTATGCTGCTTTGGGTGCCTTACAAGTTTTAAATGAAAATAATATAAAGATTCCGGAAGAAATTGCTTTAGTGGGTTTTGGTAACGAACCATTTACTGATATGGTTACTCCGAGAATATCAAGTGTTAAACAACATAGTGAAGAAATAGGGAAACAGGCTGCACTTGCATTTTTAAAATACAACAAAGACGAAGTTGTAAACCAAAGTTTGAATAAAATCATTCTTAATGCGGAATTGATTGTAAGAGATTCTTCAAATAAAAAAGCCCTTCTTAACTAAAAGAAAGGCTTTTTAAAATTCGAATTTAACAATGTTGCGTTATATTCCTAAAGCTTGACCTCCACCAATTTGGATAGTTTCTGCTGTTAAAAATGAGGCATCATCACTTGCTAAGAATGAAACAACTGATGCTACTTCTTCTGGTTGACCTAATCTTCCTAATAAAATACTATTTTTCCAAGTTGCAAATACTTCTGGCTTAGTAGATTTTATTTGAGCATGGAAAGGCGTATCAATTGTACCTGGAGATACTGCATTTACTCTGATTCCATATTCTGCTAAATCTTTAGCTAATGCTCTAGTTATGGCATGTACTCCTGCTTTAGAAGTACCATAAATACCAGCTCCTGGTCCGCCAGCATTCCAACCAGCATTTG
The nucleotide sequence above comes from Aureibaculum algae. Encoded proteins:
- a CDS encoding sugar kinase; this translates as MKKVVTFGEIMLRLAPHGFLRFSQANSFDVIYGGGESNVAVSLANYGVPVDFVTRLPKNDIGECAMMEMRKRGVNCENIIWGGDRLGIYFLETGAVNRGSKVVYDRQHSAIAEIEPGMIDWHKVFEGANWFHWTGITPAISQGAADACLEAVKIASEMGLTISTDLNYRQKLWKYGGDREAIMTELTSYCDIILGNEEDAEKHFGIKPEGLDITTQGEHVKGEAFLSVCDQMLKKFPRAKKVITTLRGSISASHNTWAGVLYDGTTLFESPQYQITDIVDRVGGGDSFMGGLIYGLLEYKGDDQKALNFAVAASCLKHTIKGDANLSSIDEVKKLMGGDSSGRVAR
- a CDS encoding 6-phosphofructokinase; this encodes MKKSIAIICGGGPAPGINTVISTLAKTFLKDGYKVIGVHHGYQGILSENPEVKVFDFHHADRIFSRGGSTLIMSRFKPKDSDFKADFFEKNNVKLLVTIGGDDTASTANRLTKYLQTQNLTVAHIHVPKTIDNDLPLPDRNPTFGFHTAKDEGVRIGNTVYEDARTSQNWFVLSAMGRSAGHLAFGIASACHFPMMIIPEMFNKTTITFDKIINMIISSIVKSKIKGVEYGVALVSEGVFHFMDEEEIINSGINFTYDAHGHPELGNVSKSHIFNYLLQVKLKEIGLEVKSRPVELGYELRCCNPIAFDLTLCTLLGIGVKKLFDQGITGCIVSANSRGDITPLFLKDFEDENGKIPPRLVNIDSDMAQLFINNLFFIHERDYKKAKKYLSNPEEYDFKKLLNWI
- a CDS encoding YhcH/YjgK/YiaL family protein codes for the protein MIIDTLKNADKYSGLHPLFAKAFDYISQKDLVNLEEGKFEIAEGLKLIVSNGNGKTKETSLEKFECHDANIDIQICVNGLETIAWKPREKCVIPNGAYNPEKDVRFFKDEPDMSFQLTNNQFAIFYPEDVHAPMIGNGEIKKLIFKVKI
- a CDS encoding glycoside hydrolase family 88 protein translates to MNKPLKKVNFLIIIKLLICTTLLFTSCKTATKEKNNEQITTDSLLTIRYQKIVNYPVKDDAFPRSMDATSKEVRLVKSNDWTSGFYPGNLWQLFKLTNQNTYKEKANDWTAFMEDQKFNAGTHDMGFKMYCSFGEGYEVTNNENYKDILITSAKTLATRFNKNVGALRSWDFNKDIWEFPVIIDNMMNLELLFEATKMSGDSIYHKIAVKHANTTLKNQFRADNSVNHVVVYDTINGNVKMKVTHQGFNDESSWARGQSWAIYGFTMAYRYTKDPAYLTQAEATATFFMEHPNLPEDGIPYWDFNHPDIPNVPRDVSAATIFASALFEMYNFTKNEGYLNFSNKILANLQTPNYILDKDIEAPFILNHSTGNGPKNDEMDVPINYADYYFLEALLRKKEL
- a CDS encoding LacI family DNA-binding transcriptional regulator codes for the protein MRKKKTTIKDIANVLNISAAAVSKALHDDSRISEKTKKAVKQVAKNLNYQPNHLASALRSGKSNLVGVIVPRTNSNFFSSVIQNIEEVLNEKGYNIIITQSNESYKKECNNIDTLLYTQVDGIIASMANETVDLSYYEKVKSKGIPLILFDRGENDLNVDYIGINDYESSHSIVEHLVNNGCKRIAHIGGHKRTRIFNNRIRGYNDALKKYNLPLDNELLTESGLTIKDGREMMQQLLNLKERPDAVYVAGDYAALGALQVLNENNIKIPEEIALVGFGNEPFTDMVTPRISSVKQHSEEIGKQAALAFLKYNKDEVVNQSLNKIILNAELIVRDSSNKKALLN
- a CDS encoding bifunctional 4-hydroxy-2-oxoglutarate aldolase/2-dehydro-3-deoxy-phosphogluconate aldolase yields the protein MAQFSRLEVAQAMKETGMIPLFFHNDIELSKKVLKACYDGGARLMEFTSRGDFAHEVFGELTKYAIKELPGMIMGVGSVTDAGAASLYMQLGANFIVTPVLREDIAIVCNRRKVLWSPGCGTLTEITRAEELGCEIVKLFPGDIYGPQFVKGVKGPQPWTSVMPTGGVSPTEENLSGWFNAGVTCVGMGSQLISKDIIANKDYAKLEKDVKAALALIKKIRK